The following are encoded in a window of Candidatus Sulfotelmatobacter sp. genomic DNA:
- the tssH gene encoding type VI secretion system ATPase TssH, whose protein sequence is MDLDLKGLIRKLDRTCTRALESAAGLCVSRTHYEVTVEHVLAMLIEDTGADIAPILRHFEIESSQFLREVQRTLERQRSGNTGRPVFSPLLVNWFQDAWLYASVEFGEYSVRSGLLLYTMARRPERYTAEDLSAMLERIRQDELKRDFASITAASPEAQQVAAAASTAAAPASAPGAPGRPGDESAIGRFMVDFTEKARQGSIDPVFGRDREIRQMIDILGRRRKNNPIVVGEPGVGKTAVVEGLALRIVQGDVPELLKNVRLLSLDLGLLQAGAGVKGEFENRLKNVIAEIKASPTPIVTFIDEAHTLIGAGGSAGTSDAANLLKPALARGELRTVAATTWSEYKKYFEKDPALERRFQLVKLDEPSVDDAIVMMRGLKDRYEQAHGIRILDEGIVAAAQLSSRYISGRQLPDKAVDLLDTAAARVKIARATKPEQVDDIERRLQALEREQNALRADAAMGGVMAGSSREREQRLAALDGEIAQLKSSRESIMERFHRERGALDRVLALRSKVEGGAKQEGSDQPAPPDPGAQSELDKALREFASTQGDEPLVALDVDGRLVASVVASWTGIPAGKMMKDEAASILSFREKMAERIKGQDHALEAVDRGLRAARSGLKNPGAPIGQFIFVGPSGVGKTETATAVADLMFGGERFLTTINMSEFQEKHTVSRLIGSPPGYVGYGEGGMLTEAIRQRPYSVVLLDECEKADPEILNLFYQVFDKGTLSDGEGREIDCKNCVFFLTSNLCTDIIQNLCAGPVRPTREELVAAIRPALSKYMKPALLARMEVVPFFTLPPEHLKEITRLKLKKIANRLRDSHKMTLECAPEMVEVIANRCTEVETGARNIDHIISETLLPMMSNALLEKMSEGVMPDTMHVKVGEGDRFEIAFEDRGTREA, encoded by the coding sequence ATGGATCTCGATCTGAAAGGCCTGATTCGCAAGCTCGATCGCACCTGCACCCGCGCGCTCGAGAGCGCCGCGGGGCTGTGCGTTTCGCGCACGCATTACGAAGTGACGGTCGAGCACGTGCTGGCCATGCTGATCGAGGACACCGGCGCCGACATCGCGCCGATCCTGCGTCACTTCGAGATCGAGTCCTCGCAGTTCTTGCGTGAGGTGCAGCGCACGCTCGAGCGCCAGCGCTCCGGCAACACCGGTCGTCCGGTGTTCTCGCCCCTGCTGGTCAACTGGTTCCAGGATGCCTGGCTCTACGCCTCGGTCGAGTTCGGCGAGTACTCGGTGCGCTCGGGTCTGCTGCTCTACACCATGGCCCGTCGTCCCGAGCGCTATACCGCCGAAGACCTGTCGGCGATGCTCGAGCGGATCCGCCAGGACGAGCTGAAGCGCGACTTCGCCTCGATCACCGCGGCCTCGCCCGAGGCCCAGCAGGTGGCGGCCGCCGCCAGCACTGCCGCGGCGCCCGCGTCGGCGCCCGGGGCACCCGGCCGGCCGGGTGACGAGAGCGCGATCGGCCGCTTCATGGTCGATTTCACCGAGAAGGCGAGACAGGGATCGATCGATCCCGTGTTCGGTCGCGATCGCGAGATCCGCCAGATGATCGACATCCTCGGCCGGCGCCGGAAGAACAACCCGATCGTGGTCGGCGAGCCGGGTGTAGGCAAGACCGCGGTGGTCGAGGGACTGGCCCTGCGCATCGTGCAGGGCGACGTGCCCGAGCTGCTCAAGAACGTCCGGCTGCTGTCGCTCGATCTCGGCCTGCTGCAGGCGGGCGCCGGGGTGAAGGGCGAGTTCGAGAACCGGCTCAAGAACGTGATCGCCGAGATCAAGGCGTCGCCGACGCCGATCGTCACGTTCATCGACGAGGCCCACACCCTGATCGGCGCGGGCGGCTCGGCCGGCACCAGCGACGCCGCCAATCTGCTCAAGCCGGCGCTGGCGCGCGGCGAGCTGCGCACCGTCGCGGCCACCACCTGGTCCGAGTACAAGAAGTATTTCGAGAAGGATCCCGCGCTCGAGCGGCGCTTCCAGCTCGTGAAGCTCGACGAGCCTTCCGTGGACGACGCGATCGTCATGATGCGCGGCCTGAAGGATAGGTACGAGCAGGCGCACGGCATCCGGATCCTCGACGAAGGCATCGTGGCGGCAGCGCAGCTCTCGAGCCGCTACATCTCGGGCCGCCAGCTGCCCGACAAGGCCGTCGACCTGCTCGACACCGCTGCGGCGCGCGTCAAGATCGCGCGCGCCACCAAGCCCGAACAGGTGGACGACATCGAACGGCGGCTGCAGGCGCTGGAGCGCGAGCAGAACGCGTTGCGCGCCGACGCGGCGATGGGCGGCGTGATGGCGGGCAGCAGCCGCGAGCGCGAGCAGCGGCTGGCGGCGCTGGACGGCGAGATCGCGCAGCTCAAGTCCTCACGCGAATCGATCATGGAACGCTTCCATCGCGAGCGCGGCGCGCTCGACCGGGTGCTGGCACTGCGCTCGAAGGTCGAGGGCGGCGCGAAGCAGGAGGGCTCGGATCAGCCCGCCCCGCCCGACCCCGGCGCCCAGTCCGAGCTCGACAAGGCGCTGCGCGAATTCGCCTCGACGCAGGGCGACGAGCCGCTGGTGGCGCTCGATGTCGACGGGCGGCTGGTCGCGAGCGTGGTGGCGAGCTGGACCGGCATCCCGGCGGGCAAGATGATGAAGGACGAGGCCGCTTCGATCCTGAGCTTCCGGGAGAAGATGGCCGAGCGCATCAAGGGGCAGGACCACGCGCTCGAGGCGGTGGATCGCGGATTGCGCGCGGCACGGTCGGGGCTCAAGAATCCCGGCGCACCGATCGGGCAGTTCATCTTCGTGGGCCCGAGCGGCGTGGGGAAGACCGAGACCGCGACGGCGGTCGCCGATCTGATGTTCGGCGGCGAGCGATTCCTCACCACCATCAACATGTCGGAGTTCCAGGAGAAACACACCGTCAGCCGGCTGATCGGCTCGCCGCCCGGCTACGTCGGCTACGGCGAGGGCGGCATGCTCACCGAGGCGATCCGCCAGCGGCCCTACTCGGTGGTGCTGCTCGACGAGTGCGAGAAGGCCGATCCCGAGATCCTCAACCTCTTCTATCAGGTGTTCGACAAGGGTACTCTGTCGGACGGTGAGGGCCGCGAGATCGACTGCAAGAACTGCGTATTCTTCCTCACCAGCAACCTGTGCACCGACATCATTCAGAACCTGTGCGCCGGACCGGTGCGTCCGACGCGCGAGGAGCTGGTGGCGGCGATTCGGCCGGCGCTCTCCAAGTACATGAAGCCCGCGCTGCTCGCGCGCATGGAGGTGGTGCCGTTCTTCACCCTGCCGCCCGAGCACTTGAAGGAGATCACCCGCCTCAAGCTGAAGAAGATTGCGAACCGGCTGCGCGACAGTCACAAGATGACACTCGAGTGCGCGCCTGAGATGGTGGAGGTCATCGCCAATCGCTGCACCGAAGTCGAGACCGGGGCGCGCAACATCGACCACATCATCTCGGAAACCCTGCTTCCGATGATGTCGAACGCGCTGCTCGAGAAAATGTCCGAAGGAGTCATGCCCGACACCATGCACGTAAAGGTCGGAGAAGGCGATCGATTCGAGATCGCCTTCGAGGATCGGGGAACCCGGGAAGCCTGA